A window from Prosthecobacter sp. encodes these proteins:
- a CDS encoding PVC-type heme-binding CxxCH protein, which yields MKRLLLCLAVISAFSFQLSAFAAEPLRIFIRAGKKSHGPGAHDFPQFLKEWVPMLNERGAKADGSLEFPTKEQLDKTDVLILHAQEAGNIKIGDERKNLMEFLARGGGLVVIHAAAVSKDHDWFKTIIGGSWHFGQTKWLEAPMSLYFTDHENPITKDISNFDIDDEIYYDMDLLPEAKILAAAYTPNTPQIKGGNKEAQQRAAEAVAKKKAVNIYDIQPQMWTYEGVSNQGGVKSLDSLPGIAGNYYRAFTCIPGHYHRNFSHNGIRTAILRGIAWAGKRENIDELCLPTELGEALRYAEGGVPRPEEMPKQLEVHPEFDLTLVASEPLINKPMNIDWDEKGRLWVVETPEYPNGLRQANVDAWKDSGAVKPGQHDRKPLDRVSILSDTNGDGVMDKKQVFADEIELATSSVFYKNGVIVCAAPDVWFFEDTNGDDKADKRTKLYTNLGNRDTHAVINNMRWGLDGWVYATHGYSSTDDVKSGDGSKGFGPIGAGVVRFKPDGSAFEQYASRGGNTWGLDITSDGQVFYTQPTSGNHFIHVVLPEYVLAKGKLPGVSGTNGLLPREPTYPAMHWEQQAYVQIDQVGSYTAAAGCAIYEGGAWPAKWNYGYFTTEPTLNIVSHFMVEPDGVTYKAKREPGREQTEFIRSKNLWFRPIEVRVGPDGALYVVDFCNQAIIHNDTRGPTHGPANAAVRPDRDHYYGRIWKVQHKEAKKVEVPVLDKTSVTHLLKALEHQSPHVRMAASRSLIGLPNPLPPRNRKWLEGEMEEYAVMMEKNFGYKSLLALALDHAKTAESRIAALGVIGMRDNLLMLGWTTLLHDKDPIVRRNAALLAERYTFGQGEGITLNFVTGSDGDKAVYGLLNDSDAQVRVAALRALASCNVPASATHEMARRNSAYATSAVVSAWPKLSEDFQKSAAVAALSMYPGDAISAILDSGDASLAQVASILAQRIGDKNVGDAVAKLAIMLVDKPASADPIKLVILQALAQQTGISLPATPALKQPLQKLLANPATSALALPLVAKWDTKGEMAEVMKVQVASLSTTLSNNAAPVEARINAAKGLIAVGGASTEVGVQPLGDSGSPEALQIAIIEAMNEKGDVGPLVASLSRLKPRLQQMAFEAILKRPEATGALLDAVKAGSIDRTIFAPGDVARLRSHPNKPIAKRANDLFKVNNAAKDAIIAKLVPEVEKPGNAAQGKMLFTAACAVCHKLGDIGVAVGPPLDGMGAHGPAELLIHIADPNREVDPSFWAFNVTTKKGEVLVGVVTSENSATVTLATQVGVREIAKSDIDKRENTRRSLMPEGLDALGPDAMRDVLAFICGDAMKQFRILHLADAFTADSREGVFAGPAANQGQVRLNKFGIAKIQGVPFFIQDPAKSATGANFIVLKGGPPKSQSDTYPAKVEVTVNVAAKRLQLLSGISGWGWPAVREEEPALKATVVYDSGEKEEFTLLNGIHFSDYIRPTEVPGSKFVEEELTDGQQMRLLTLELTKKGIVKTLILESPAGNKTAPVIAAITADIEGKGPGAGSADASKRPPPPAKGKGKGKAKNDAAANMKPEDAPKTGGPGDGPLVPASPANWEAGKTRVLVIGGGSSHNFKDFFGTTDVATLKAAGFSVHYTEDRDQAAAELANADAAIISVNRKFFDTTAYRKALFDFAAAGKGIVMLHPGTWYGFSGWPELNAQIVGGGARGHDKIHPFEVKKVKSHEVMEGVPDTFTVEDELYYVNAEPDKTPPGTAKITVLAETSPSDKYKVSHPSIWLTEHPKAKIVGIALGHDARVHDLKPYRQLLINAAKWSSGK from the coding sequence ATGAAGCGTCTCCTCCTCTGCCTTGCCGTCATTTCAGCTTTCAGCTTTCAGCTTTCAGCTTTCGCCGCCGAGCCTCTGCGCATCTTCATCCGCGCGGGAAAGAAATCCCACGGGCCTGGCGCGCATGACTTCCCACAGTTTTTAAAGGAATGGGTGCCCATGCTCAATGAACGCGGTGCCAAGGCCGATGGCAGCCTGGAATTCCCGACCAAGGAGCAGCTCGACAAGACCGACGTGCTCATCCTCCACGCGCAGGAAGCGGGAAACATCAAGATCGGTGACGAGCGGAAAAACCTGATGGAGTTCCTGGCTCGCGGCGGCGGTTTGGTCGTCATCCACGCGGCGGCGGTGTCGAAGGACCATGATTGGTTCAAGACGATCATCGGCGGCTCCTGGCATTTCGGGCAGACGAAGTGGCTGGAGGCCCCTATGAGCCTCTACTTCACTGATCACGAAAATCCGATCACGAAGGACATCTCCAACTTCGACATCGACGACGAGATCTACTACGACATGGACCTCCTCCCCGAGGCCAAGATCCTCGCCGCCGCCTACACGCCGAACACCCCGCAGATCAAAGGCGGCAACAAAGAAGCTCAGCAGCGGGCCGCCGAGGCCGTGGCGAAGAAGAAGGCGGTCAATATTTACGACATCCAGCCGCAGATGTGGACTTATGAGGGCGTTTCCAACCAAGGTGGCGTGAAGTCGCTGGACTCCCTGCCAGGCATCGCTGGGAATTACTACCGCGCCTTCACCTGCATCCCCGGCCATTATCACCGGAACTTCAGCCACAACGGCATCCGCACCGCCATCCTGCGTGGCATCGCCTGGGCTGGTAAGCGTGAAAACATCGACGAACTCTGCCTCCCCACTGAACTCGGCGAGGCGCTGCGTTACGCCGAAGGCGGCGTGCCACGTCCTGAGGAGATGCCGAAGCAACTCGAAGTGCATCCCGAATTCGACCTGACACTGGTTGCCTCCGAGCCGCTCATCAACAAGCCCATGAACATCGACTGGGATGAAAAAGGCCGCCTGTGGGTCGTCGAGACGCCGGAGTATCCGAACGGTCTGCGTCAGGCCAATGTCGATGCCTGGAAGGACAGCGGTGCCGTCAAACCCGGCCAGCATGACCGCAAACCGCTCGACCGCGTCAGCATCCTCTCCGACACGAATGGCGACGGCGTCATGGACAAGAAACAGGTCTTTGCCGACGAGATCGAGCTCGCCACGAGCAGCGTGTTTTACAAAAACGGCGTCATCGTCTGCGCTGCGCCGGATGTGTGGTTCTTCGAGGACACGAACGGCGACGACAAGGCCGACAAGCGCACCAAGCTCTACACCAACCTCGGCAATCGCGACACGCACGCCGTCATCAACAACATGCGCTGGGGCCTTGATGGCTGGGTGTATGCCACACACGGCTACTCCAGTACTGACGACGTGAAATCCGGCGATGGCAGCAAGGGCTTCGGCCCTATCGGAGCCGGTGTCGTGCGCTTCAAGCCGGACGGCAGCGCTTTCGAGCAATACGCCAGCCGTGGCGGCAACACCTGGGGCCTCGACATCACCAGCGACGGCCAGGTTTTCTACACCCAGCCCACGAGCGGCAACCACTTCATCCACGTCGTGCTGCCGGAATACGTCCTCGCCAAAGGCAAGCTGCCTGGCGTCAGCGGCACGAACGGCCTCCTGCCGCGCGAGCCCACCTATCCGGCCATGCATTGGGAGCAGCAGGCCTATGTGCAGATCGACCAGGTCGGCAGCTACACAGCCGCCGCCGGTTGCGCCATCTATGAAGGAGGCGCGTGGCCCGCGAAGTGGAACTACGGCTACTTCACCACCGAGCCCACGCTGAACATCGTCAGCCACTTCATGGTCGAGCCCGATGGCGTCACCTACAAAGCGAAGCGTGAGCCCGGCCGCGAGCAGACCGAGTTCATCCGCAGCAAGAACCTCTGGTTCCGTCCCATCGAAGTGCGCGTCGGCCCCGATGGTGCGCTCTACGTCGTCGATTTCTGCAATCAGGCCATCATCCACAACGACACCCGCGGCCCCACCCACGGCCCCGCCAACGCCGCCGTCCGCCCCGACCGCGACCACTACTACGGCCGCATCTGGAAGGTGCAGCACAAGGAGGCGAAGAAGGTGGAGGTGCCGGTGTTGGACAAGACAAGCGTGACTCACTTGTTGAAAGCCCTCGAACACCAAAGTCCTCATGTTCGCATGGCCGCATCGCGATCGCTCATCGGACTGCCGAACCCTCTGCCGCCACGCAATCGCAAATGGTTGGAAGGTGAAATGGAGGAGTATGCGGTGATGATGGAGAAGAACTTCGGTTACAAATCGCTCCTCGCGCTCGCGCTCGACCATGCCAAGACTGCCGAGTCGCGTATCGCGGCTTTGGGGGTTATCGGAATGCGCGACAACCTGCTGATGCTCGGCTGGACGACGCTTCTGCATGACAAAGACCCCATTGTCCGCCGCAATGCGGCCCTTCTCGCCGAACGCTATACATTTGGCCAAGGCGAAGGAATTACCCTCAATTTCGTCACCGGTTCAGATGGGGACAAGGCGGTCTATGGGCTACTAAATGACAGCGATGCGCAGGTGCGGGTCGCAGCACTGCGCGCCCTCGCCAGTTGTAATGTGCCCGCGAGCGCTACGCATGAGATGGCCCGCCGAAACAGCGCCTATGCCACCAGCGCCGTTGTTTCAGCTTGGCCCAAGCTGTCTGAGGACTTCCAGAAGTCCGCAGCAGTGGCTGCTCTATCCATGTATCCCGGTGATGCGATTTCTGCGATTCTCGACAGTGGTGACGCATCACTGGCACAGGTGGCTTCCATTCTTGCGCAGCGCATCGGTGATAAAAACGTCGGAGATGCTGTCGCAAAGCTCGCCATTATGCTCGTGGACAAGCCGGCAAGTGCCGACCCGATTAAGCTAGTCATTCTCCAAGCCCTCGCCCAACAAACGGGCATAAGCTTGCCTGCGACCCCTGCGCTGAAACAGCCGTTGCAGAAACTCCTCGCCAATCCCGCCACCAGCGCCCTCGCGCTGCCGCTCGTCGCGAAGTGGGACACGAAGGGCGAGATGGCCGAAGTTATGAAGGTTCAAGTCGCCAGCCTCAGCACCACGCTTTCTAACAACGCCGCGCCTGTCGAGGCTCGCATCAACGCCGCCAAAGGTCTCATCGCTGTTGGCGGTGCGAGCACGGAGGTTGGAGTCCAGCCTTTAGGCGACTCTGGGAGCCCCGAAGCTCTCCAGATCGCCATCATCGAAGCGATGAACGAGAAAGGGGACGTGGGGCCGCTTGTTGCGTCATTAAGTCGGCTAAAGCCTAGACTCCAACAGATGGCATTCGAGGCCATTTTGAAGAGGCCGGAGGCCACGGGCGCCCTTCTCGATGCGGTGAAGGCCGGCAGCATCGACCGCACGATTTTTGCCCCCGGCGATGTCGCACGCCTGCGCTCGCATCCGAACAAACCCATCGCCAAACGGGCGAACGACCTCTTCAAGGTCAACAATGCCGCGAAGGATGCCATCATCGCCAAACTGGTGCCGGAGGTCGAGAAGCCCGGAAACGCCGCGCAGGGCAAAATGCTCTTCACCGCTGCCTGTGCCGTCTGCCACAAGCTGGGCGACATCGGCGTCGCCGTCGGCCCGCCTTTGGATGGCATGGGAGCGCATGGACCGGCCGAGTTGCTCATCCACATCGCCGATCCGAACCGCGAGGTCGATCCGAGCTTCTGGGCCTTCAATGTGACCACGAAAAAGGGCGAGGTGCTCGTCGGCGTCGTCACCAGTGAAAACAGCGCCACCGTCACGCTCGCCACGCAGGTCGGCGTGCGCGAGATCGCGAAGAGCGACATCGACAAACGCGAAAACACCCGCCGCAGCCTCATGCCGGAAGGTTTGGACGCGCTCGGCCCCGATGCGATGCGTGATGTCCTCGCCTTCATCTGCGGCGATGCGATGAAGCAGTTCCGCATCCTCCACCTCGCCGATGCCTTCACCGCCGACAGCCGCGAAGGCGTCTTCGCCGGACCTGCAGCCAACCAAGGTCAGGTGCGCCTCAACAAGTTCGGCATCGCGAAAATCCAAGGGGTGCCCTTCTTCATCCAAGATCCTGCCAAAAGCGCCACGGGTGCGAATTTCATCGTCCTCAAAGGCGGGCCTCCAAAAAGCCAGAGTGATACCTACCCCGCCAAGGTCGAGGTGACCGTCAACGTCGCCGCCAAGCGCCTGCAACTGCTCAGCGGCATCTCGGGTTGGGGCTGGCCTGCCGTGCGTGAGGAAGAGCCCGCGCTCAAAGCCACCGTCGTTTATGACAGCGGTGAGAAAGAGGAGTTCACCCTGCTCAATGGCATCCACTTCTCCGATTACATCCGTCCGACCGAGGTGCCCGGCTCCAAATTCGTCGAGGAAGAGCTGACCGACGGCCAGCAGATGCGCCTGCTCACGCTGGAACTCACGAAGAAAGGCATCGTGAAGACCCTCATCCTCGAAAGCCCGGCTGGAAACAAAACCGCGCCCGTCATCGCCGCCATCACCGCAGACATCGAAGGCAAGGGCCCTGGCGCTGGTAGTGCCGACGCCTCCAAGCGCCCACCACCTCCCGCGAAAGGCAAAGGAAAGGGCAAAGCCAAGAATGACGCCGCCGCGAACATGAAGCCCGAAGACGCTCCCAAAACCGGCGGCCCCGGCGACGGCCCGCTCGTTCCAGCATCACCCGCAAATTGGGAAGCTGGCAAAACCCGCGTCCTCGTCATCGGCGGCGGCAGCTCGCATAACTTCAAAGACTTCTTCGGCACCACCGATGTCGCCACGCTCAAAGCCGCCGGCTTCTCCGTCCATTACACCGAAGACCGCGACCAGGCCGCCGCCGAACTCGCCAATGCCGACGCCGCCATCATCAGCGTGAACCGCAAATTTTTCGACACCACCGCCTACCGCAAAGCCCTCTTCGACTTCGCCGCTGCGGGCAAAGGCATCGTCATGCTGCACCCCGGCACCTGGTATGGCTTTTCGGGCTGGCCGGAGCTGAACGCTCAGATCGTCGGTGGTGGCGCACGCGGGCATGACAAGATCCATCCTTTTGAGGTCAAGAAGGTCAAAAGTCATGAAGTCATGGAGGGCGTGCCAGACACCTTCACCGTCGAAGATGAACTGTATTATGTGAACGCCGAGCCCGACAAAACACCGCCCGGCACAGCCAAGATCACCGTTCTCGCCGAAACTAGCCCGAGCGACAAATACAAGGTCTCGCATCCGAGCATTTGGCTCACCGAACATCCGAAAGCGAAGATCGTCGGCATCGCTCTCGGTCACGACGCCCGCGTGCATGATCTGAAGCCCTACCGGCAGCTCCTCATCAACGCCGCGAAGTGGAGCAGCGGGAAGTAG
- a CDS encoding DUF4838 domain-containing protein has product MIRVLLSALALTAFLHAEPFTLAKEGRALVPIVVSEQTQSIGAELAGMLKRITGADFTIETSTEPHGMYVGLNTAPHAITERENYTLRSAKDRLLILGNTPQAVEHAVWDFLHRIGFRQFFPGKTWEIVPQQPTLIIDVNVTESPDYHVRKIWAGFAYLKERNDVYDEWCRRNRATSGITLSSGHAYDGIMKRHEAEFAQHPEYLSLVNGERKGNKFCISNAELRKLVVADALDQFVKNPALDSISNEPSDGGGWCECAECAKIGSITDRALLLANEVAEAVNTKHPGRIVGMYAYNEHSPPPSIEAHPQVVIGIATGFIRGGYTMDQLLAGWQAKAKTLGIREYYSVNTWDRDLPGAARGGNIEYLRKTIPHFHESGARFMSAEASDNFGPNGLGYYLASRLMWDVREAKNVEVLITDFLDKSFGPAQAPMSKFYALLDGTKRQALSDDLLGRMYRLLNEARALTRDSSIRARLDDLSLYTRYVELYHDYASAQGKERQATFEQLFRFIWRIRHTGMVHVKALWRDLPNRDKSVALPALAKYSDPEATNPWKSNEGFTADQIAGFIRDGIANRKLLDFEPVAFSSKLVPATALKLGQVPKGNAGIYLRGVRDFWTWIEREPASITLTGKAGIIYPTRGSAKVDLYPLAEAESKAVAHFEIPPDKADHDIELKTAFSGLHRIEVSDAGQGTVITWKDGMPMTVVSSQEQPAKLYGRWHLYFYVPKGTKIIGGFSEGEGFLLDPAGKTTHTFADKPGYFSVPVPEGGDGKLWSFKHSAGNRFLMTVPPCLARDASELLLPEEVVTKDLE; this is encoded by the coding sequence ATGATCCGCGTCCTTCTCTCTGCACTCGCATTGACGGCTTTTCTTCATGCGGAACCCTTCACGCTCGCCAAGGAAGGGCGCGCGCTCGTCCCCATCGTCGTTTCTGAGCAAACGCAAAGCATTGGCGCCGAACTCGCTGGCATGCTGAAGCGCATCACGGGTGCGGATTTCACGATCGAAACCTCGACTGAGCCACATGGCATGTACGTTGGCCTCAACACGGCACCGCATGCCATCACCGAGCGCGAGAATTACACGCTGCGCTCCGCGAAGGACCGCCTCCTTATCCTCGGCAACACGCCGCAGGCGGTGGAGCATGCTGTGTGGGATTTTCTGCACCGCATCGGCTTCCGGCAGTTCTTTCCGGGCAAAACGTGGGAGATCGTGCCGCAGCAGCCGACGCTGATCATTGACGTGAATGTCACCGAATCGCCCGACTACCATGTGCGGAAGATCTGGGCTGGTTTTGCTTATCTCAAGGAGCGCAACGACGTTTATGACGAGTGGTGCCGTCGCAATCGCGCCACGTCAGGCATCACGCTGAGTTCAGGCCATGCTTACGACGGCATCATGAAGCGCCATGAGGCTGAGTTTGCACAGCACCCGGAGTATCTGAGCCTCGTGAATGGGGAGCGGAAGGGGAACAAGTTTTGCATCTCGAATGCGGAGTTGCGGAAGCTCGTTGTGGCTGACGCATTGGACCAGTTCGTGAAAAATCCGGCGCTCGACTCGATTTCCAACGAACCGAGCGATGGCGGTGGCTGGTGCGAGTGTGCGGAGTGCGCGAAGATTGGTAGCATCACAGATCGTGCACTGCTGCTGGCGAATGAAGTCGCGGAAGCGGTGAACACTAAGCATCCGGGCCGCATCGTCGGCATGTATGCTTACAACGAGCATTCGCCGCCACCTTCCATCGAGGCGCATCCGCAGGTCGTCATCGGCATCGCCACCGGCTTCATCCGTGGCGGCTACACGATGGACCAGCTTCTGGCCGGATGGCAGGCGAAGGCGAAGACGCTCGGCATCCGCGAATACTACAGCGTGAACACTTGGGATCGTGATCTGCCCGGCGCGGCGCGCGGCGGGAACATCGAGTATCTGCGCAAGACCATTCCGCACTTCCATGAAAGTGGCGCACGCTTCATGTCTGCCGAGGCGAGCGACAACTTCGGCCCCAATGGGCTCGGTTACTACCTGGCCAGCCGCCTGATGTGGGACGTGAGGGAAGCGAAGAATGTCGAAGTGCTCATCACCGACTTTCTCGACAAGTCCTTCGGTCCTGCACAAGCACCGATGTCGAAATTCTATGCACTGCTGGATGGCACGAAGCGTCAGGCGCTCAGTGATGATCTCCTCGGCCGCATGTATCGGCTGCTCAATGAAGCGCGCGCTTTGACTCGTGACTCCTCGATTCGCGCACGACTCGATGATCTATCGCTCTACACGCGCTACGTCGAGTTGTATCATGACTATGCCTCCGCGCAGGGCAAAGAAAGGCAGGCGACCTTTGAGCAGCTCTTCCGTTTCATCTGGCGCATCCGTCACACCGGCATGGTGCATGTGAAGGCACTGTGGCGCGATCTGCCGAACCGTGACAAGTCCGTTGCGCTGCCCGCGCTGGCCAAATACAGCGATCCTGAGGCCACGAATCCGTGGAAGTCGAATGAGGGCTTCACCGCCGATCAAATCGCCGGGTTCATCCGTGACGGCATCGCGAATCGCAAGCTGCTCGACTTTGAGCCCGTCGCCTTCAGTTCCAAACTCGTTCCTGCAACGGCTTTGAAGCTGGGGCAGGTGCCGAAAGGCAATGCGGGCATCTATTTGCGCGGCGTGCGCGATTTCTGGACGTGGATCGAGAGGGAGCCGGCAAGCATCACGCTCACCGGCAAGGCCGGGATCATTTATCCAACGCGTGGCAGCGCGAAGGTTGATCTCTATCCGCTGGCTGAGGCAGAGAGCAAAGCGGTGGCGCACTTCGAGATTCCGCCGGACAAGGCTGACCACGACATCGAACTCAAAACGGCCTTCAGTGGCCTGCATCGCATTGAAGTCAGCGATGCCGGGCAGGGAACGGTCATCACCTGGAAGGACGGCATGCCGATGACCGTCGTGAGCAGCCAGGAGCAGCCCGCGAAGCTCTATGGCCGCTGGCATTTGTATTTCTATGTGCCGAAGGGGACGAAGATCATCGGCGGCTTCAGCGAGGGTGAGGGCTTCCTGCTCGATCCCGCTGGCAAAACGACGCACACCTTTGCCGACAAGCCGGGCTACTTCAGTGTTCCCGTTCCCGAAGGCGGTGACGGCAAGCTTTGGAGCTTCAAGCACAGCGCTGGCAATCGTTTCCTCATGACTGTGCCGCCGTGTCTGGCAAGGGATGCGAGTGAGTTGTTGTTGCCGGAGGAAGTGGTGACGAAGGATTTGGAATGA
- a CDS encoding sialidase family protein → MKTIFAVLALVSLLHAQDIAPFPKAHVQSVWVQSIWADGKHNGFPGIARVGDFYYVTFRSGEGHGSEKSDIVVIRAAAKDLSKWEKVASFTRDHDCRDPLVFDNKGKVQLVFHSKEDFYSQSADGLTWSEPKELETEFVEPGSDSRLTFTSQRKWLFRIRQGPDGAFYSLGRCGIHGKDSKGSFGLILFRSEDGVKFKGMHTYGEGPTSALNQAGGTGWGHEADVAWTPDGTLVSAIRNGNPGIVVLGKAPQGPWKAFATDAWNFGGPALHRTKGGGILLAARALPEKKTTGFPSVCKVWTVTAEGVEKPWVMPSGGDGAYQSFADGVGGDEVLLAYYSSHEYPQPNGVGKNPANIYLAHLRVRHVAPE, encoded by the coding sequence ATGAAAACGATTTTCGCGGTGCTGGCATTGGTTTCATTGTTGCATGCTCAAGACATCGCCCCGTTTCCGAAGGCGCATGTGCAGAGTGTGTGGGTGCAGTCGATCTGGGCGGATGGGAAGCACAACGGGTTCCCGGGCATTGCACGCGTGGGTGACTTTTATTATGTGACATTCCGCAGCGGGGAAGGACATGGCTCGGAGAAGTCGGACATCGTGGTGATTCGTGCTGCGGCCAAGGATTTGTCGAAGTGGGAGAAGGTGGCGTCGTTTACGCGTGATCATGATTGCCGTGATCCGCTGGTGTTTGATAACAAGGGCAAGGTACAGCTCGTGTTTCACTCAAAGGAGGACTTTTACTCGCAGTCGGCGGACGGTTTGACCTGGAGCGAGCCGAAGGAGCTGGAGACGGAGTTTGTGGAACCGGGGTCGGACAGCCGCCTGACATTCACCTCGCAGCGGAAATGGCTGTTTCGCATTCGCCAGGGCCCAGATGGGGCGTTTTACAGCCTGGGGCGCTGCGGCATTCACGGGAAGGACAGCAAGGGGTCGTTCGGGCTGATTTTGTTTCGCTCGGAAGACGGCGTGAAGTTCAAGGGCATGCACACTTATGGCGAGGGGCCGACGAGCGCGCTGAATCAAGCGGGCGGCACGGGCTGGGGCCATGAGGCGGATGTGGCGTGGACGCCGGACGGCACGCTGGTCAGCGCGATCCGCAATGGCAATCCAGGCATCGTGGTGCTTGGCAAAGCACCGCAGGGACCGTGGAAGGCGTTTGCGACAGATGCGTGGAACTTTGGCGGACCGGCGCTGCATCGCACCAAGGGCGGTGGCATCCTGCTGGCGGCACGTGCGCTGCCGGAGAAGAAAACGACGGGGTTCCCATCGGTGTGCAAGGTGTGGACGGTGACGGCGGAAGGTGTGGAGAAGCCGTGGGTCATGCCAAGCGGTGGTGATGGTGCGTATCAGAGCTTTGCGGATGGTGTGGGCGGTGATGAGGTGCTGCTGGCGTATTATTCCTCTCACGAGTACCCGCAACCAAACGGCGTGGGCAAGAATCCGGCGAACATTTATCTCGCGCATCTGCGTGTGAGACATGTGGCACCTGAATGA
- a CDS encoding sialidase family protein: MKTTHIILAAACCALSSAAAEDLVKPLEVRQVFANGKHNAFTAMRRFKGELFLAFRAGDGHNSPTADVLVLRSKDGKEWQQTFKFDVAKDDRDPQMVVTDQRLFLYCPSMNGKELTTWLMYTDDGQKWSDAVKIYEPQFILWKPCIHDGVFYSTAHKKDETSGGKGREVHFVKSADGVKWEKISTIRAGNWESETTLYFEPNHHVVAFLRQKYGSPQAQVLESDPPYAEWKARPAGVPHFSGHSVHVFKGVTYLLSRFTKPGKEGFGSMIYTFADGKLTLYCELPAGGDCAYLEAVEDGENMLVSYYSTHEGTTNIYLAVVPLVR; the protein is encoded by the coding sequence ATGAAAACAACACACATCATCCTCGCAGCGGCCTGCTGCGCCTTGTCATCGGCAGCAGCCGAGGACCTCGTCAAACCGCTGGAAGTCCGCCAAGTCTTCGCCAACGGCAAACACAACGCTTTCACGGCGATGCGACGCTTCAAAGGCGAGCTGTTTCTCGCCTTTCGTGCGGGTGACGGACACAACTCACCCACGGCGGACGTGCTGGTGTTGCGCTCGAAGGATGGCAAGGAGTGGCAGCAGACGTTCAAGTTTGATGTGGCCAAAGATGATCGCGACCCGCAAATGGTCGTTACGGATCAGCGGCTGTTTCTGTACTGCCCGTCGATGAACGGCAAAGAGCTGACGACATGGCTCATGTACACCGATGATGGCCAAAAATGGAGCGATGCGGTGAAGATCTACGAGCCGCAGTTCATTCTGTGGAAGCCGTGCATCCACGACGGTGTCTTTTACTCCACCGCTCATAAAAAAGACGAGACGAGCGGCGGCAAGGGCCGCGAGGTGCATTTTGTGAAATCGGCCGATGGCGTGAAGTGGGAGAAGATCTCGACGATCCGCGCGGGGAACTGGGAGAGTGAGACGACGCTGTATTTTGAGCCGAATCATCATGTGGTGGCCTTCCTACGCCAAAAATACGGCAGCCCGCAGGCCCAGGTGCTGGAGTCGGACCCGCCCTATGCCGAATGGAAGGCGCGCCCGGCGGGTGTGCCACACTTCAGCGGCCACAGCGTGCATGTATTCAAGGGCGTGACCTACCTGCTCTCACGCTTCACGAAGCCTGGCAAAGAAGGATTCGGCTCGATGATCTACACCTTTGCCGATGGGAAGCTGACACTTTACTGCGAGCTGCCTGCTGGTGGTGATTGCGCCTACTTGGAGGCCGTGGAGGATGGCGAAAACATGCTGGTGAGTTATTATTCGACCCACGAAGGCACTACCAACATCTACCTCGCGGTGGTGCCGTTGGTGAGATAG
- a CDS encoding FKBP-type peptidyl-prolyl cis-trans isomerase, with product MKPTIALLCAALAAATAIQAQEVKPAQPAAAPATTAVPMDKVSYFIGRNFGEQFKGQGIAIDLTALTDGIKSGLAGEKPKYTQEELMAAMQAFEASMQAKAASRGQESKAIGDKFLADNGKRKGVTTTASGLQYEIVKVGDGPKPAATDKVNVHYHGTLIDGKVFDSSVERGMPITFGVQEVIKGWTEALQLMPVGSKWKIFIPSQLAYGEQGAGGDIGPNEALVFEVELLGIVK from the coding sequence ATGAAACCCACCATCGCCCTGCTCTGTGCCGCGCTCGCGGCTGCCACCGCCATTCAAGCCCAGGAGGTCAAGCCCGCACAGCCGGCCGCAGCCCCTGCCACCACCGCCGTTCCCATGGACAAAGTCAGCTACTTCATTGGCCGTAATTTCGGCGAACAGTTCAAAGGTCAGGGCATTGCCATTGATCTCACCGCCCTCACCGACGGCATCAAGTCCGGTCTCGCCGGTGAAAAGCCCAAGTACACCCAGGAAGAACTCATGGCCGCCATGCAGGCTTTTGAAGCCAGCATGCAGGCCAAGGCCGCTTCTCGCGGTCAGGAGTCCAAGGCGATCGGCGACAAATTCCTCGCGGACAACGGCAAGCGCAAAGGCGTGACCACCACCGCCAGCGGCCTGCAATACGAAATCGTCAAAGTCGGCGACGGACCCAAGCCCGCCGCCACCGACAAGGTCAACGTCCATTACCACGGCACCCTCATCGACGGCAAAGTGTTCGACAGCTCTGTCGAGCGCGGCATGCCCATCACTTTCGGCGTGCAGGAAGTCATCAAAGGCTGGACTGAAGCCCTTCAGCTCATGCCGGTCGGCTCCAAATGGAAGATCTTCATCCCGTCCCAGCTCGCTTACGGCGAGCAGGGCGCAGGTGGCGACATCGGCCCGAACGAAGCCCTCGTCTTCGAAGTCGAGCTGCTCGGCATCGTGAAGTAA